The Ficedula albicollis isolate OC2 chromosome 5, FicAlb1.5, whole genome shotgun sequence genome includes the window tttttttaatttttttttgttttttttaaaacccatgtggaaaaaacagaagtatCCGCCGATATTTCGATCAATAGAGGTAGCTGCAAAAGAGCCATGATTACCTTCTTTTCACCACAAAACCTTTACAACATGCAGCTAATTTCTGGGAGATGTCCTGCAACATCTTATTTCTTCAGTTAGGAATGTTCATTGTGATATGTAGAGGCTCTGAaatctctctctcatttttttttataaaatatcttacatttcaattaaaataatatcgAGACAATGTTTATACACACCAGCGACATAAATTTCGTGGTTTACTTGGTGATATTTCGTGCACTAGGATCACCGCCTTACTTCTTTTCACGTTTTATCTAATTTACGGAGTCTGTACCTTTCAgactctcttaaaaaaaaaaaaaaaaactgtaccTTTGAgactctcttaaaaaaaaaaaaaaaaaagagtaataaaCGACAAAGAAGGACCTCAAGagaataatacagaaaaaaaccccaaaccaaaccgAAAAAAACCCCACGACAAGACAAATCCTTAGCTGGAGCTGAGAATCCATGATCCCTGTGTGGAACGTGGTGTAACGCAGGGCGTAAGGCGCACACACAAAAGATCAGCTCAGGATCCGTACACCGCCAAACCAAACAATTCTTCCACATACACGCCGTGACCCACACATTCTTTAATTCCTACCAgctttgtctgtttttcttttgattgcTAATATGTATCAGCGCCCTTTATAAAGCTGAAGTCAGCTGCGAGGCACTGACATTTTATGGTTAAGCGCGGTGCCTTATTAGCGTGGGGATGGAAACAGAACCGGGGCCGGTCTGCGGTGGCCGGAGAGCACAGCATCCCAGTGCCGGGCGCTGCAAGCCCCGTCCCGTCTCCTCCCAAGGTCTCCTCCCAAGGCAAGGGAAAATGCAGCTCGTTTCCTGACCGGTTGGTGATTTTCACCAAAAATGACTCAACTCTCACCGCTCACGGTCTTCTCGTACACCGCCCACGAAACATTCGTTAGCGAAAAGGTGCTTTATTGTAACAAGGCGATCAAACCCGCGAAGAACTTCTGCCCCGCATCCGCAAACTCAACGCGGGGAAACAGCGCGTGTGCCAAGACATTGCTCTGCTTCATTCGGGAAAGGGGGAACCGTTCCGCCGGGCTCGAAGCCCCTCTCCGGCTGCTTAGTCCGGGAAAAGGGCCAGAAAGGGCGGCGCTGCGTTACCCGCCGAGCCGTgccccggcgggggggggggggggggggggggggggggggggggggggggggggggggggggggggggggggggggggggggggggggggggggggggggggggggggggggggggggggggggggggggggggggggggggggggggggggggggggggggggggggggggggggggggggggggggggggggggggggggggggggggggggggggggggggggggggggggggggggggggggggggggggggggggggggggggggggggggggggggggggggggggggggggggggggggggggggggggggggggggggggggggggggggggggggggggggggggccgcccaGGTGCGGAGCGGTGCGGAGCGGTGCGGAGCGGAGCGGAAgggccgccgccgccgcgctGTCCGTCATCTCCCCTGGCCACTGGCAGGGCGGCTGGGCCCTGGGGCCGCCCCAGGGGCGGGCTCGGGGGGGCGGTGGGCCacgggcccgggggggggggggggggggggggggggggggggggggggggggggggggggggggggggggggggggggggggggggggggggcggtgggCCACGGGCCCggcccagcccggccctgcccACGCTGTCCTGAGGTTGAAATGCAGAAGTCAAGGCTCTCTCGTCGGGATGTAGATTTCCTTGTAGTTCTTTTCTTCCTCGCGCTACTGTTCTCTCCTCAGCGGAGATCAGAGAGGCTCGGGGCCGGTGCGGCCAGGAGCGCAGGAGGCCGGGAGTCGGTTCCCGGGCACAGGGATCCACTGGGATTTAGGGCCGGCCTGGAGGTGCCCCGCTCAGAGGAATGGGTAAGTGGCCGGGAGCCGCAGGAGGGTTCAAGTGCTGTCAAGAGAGGGGGAGCACCCGTGCGCACTCATCTGCAGCCGCCGCGGCTCCCTTATTGACTTTGCTCGTGTTCCTACAAGTTGTAAGAACATGTTGAGGGTCAGgagcaggggagagagagagagagctaATGACTAGTCGGCTTGTTATTAGTGTTATTAGGCGAGTGCGAGGCAGGACCGCAGCCGAGCGGATGGCTGGAGCCCGTGACACGTTGTATATTATTCCTGACACCGATCGTAGCAGTTAACATTTTAACACGCTTGTTTTACAGCCCAGTGTAATCGTGCTGTTAAGCGAAAGGCGCTAACAGCACCAAGAATAGTCTTTAAAAAGTTAGTCCCGACTCAGAAGCACCGCGCTGCCCTAGTCTCTCCCAAgatgtaaaataatttcctcaactacttttccttcctccccctcccccacGTCTTagaagatgtttttcttttctttttgttttcttcgCGTTCCTTTTTCCTGTGGCAATAAAGCTGACTTGTCTGTTGGGGCGAtctcatttttcatctctgGAATGTGCTTATTTTTGGGAATATGCTTGATGTACAGTCCGGAGAGTTCCGACATTTATTgccacagattttctttctttctgtcttttcttttttttctttctggggggggggggggggtttttttttttttttttttttttttttttttttttttaacctctctTTTCTattcctccctcccctttccttccttcagtcTCGGAGGCATCCCGCAATTATAAAGAAACGTGCGTGGAGTGACCAGGGCGGGGGGGGGGTCCGTGTCTGTGACATCTGTCTGTGGGTGGAGTGACCAGGGCGGGGGGGGGTCCCTGTCTGTGACATCTGTCTGTGATGAGGAACAGCTCAGACGCCCCCTTCTGTGCCGTCCGCCGTGTCCGACGGCTGTGTTTGTGCATTTGCTTGCAGAACCTGCCTTCGGGGAAGTGAACCAGCTCGGAGGGGTGTTTGTCAACGGGAGACCCCTGCCCAATGCCATCAGGCTGCGGATTGTGGAACTGGCGCAACTGGGTATCAGGCCGTGTGACATCAGCCGGCAGCTCCGCGTTTCCCACGGCTGTGTCAGCAAAATCCTGGCTCGCTACAACGAGACCGGCTCCATCCTACCGGGGGCTATCGGCGGCAGCAAGCCTCGGGTCACCACTCCCACGGTGGTAAAACATATCCGGACCTACAAACAAAGGGATCCGGGCATCTTCGCCTGGGAGATCCGGGATCGCCTGCTGGCCGATGGCGTGTGTGACAAGTACAACGTGCCGTCGGTCAGCTCCATCAGCCGCATCCTCCGGAACAAAATCGGGAACCTGTCTCAGCAGAGTCACTACGAGTCTTACAAGCAGCACCAGCCGCCcccacagcctgctctgccctACAACCACATCTACCCCTACCCCAGCCCCATCGCTGCTGCGGGAGCCAAGGTATCCACCCCTCCCGGGGTGCCGGCGATCCCCAGCACCATGGCCATGCCCAGGACGTGGCCGTCCTCTCACTCGGTGACGGACATCCTGGGGATCCGCTCCATCACAGACCAAGGTGAGAACTGGGGGGCAGCCGGGGCTACAAAGGCAGCCAAACAGGGCCGGAGGGGTTCGATCCCCTGCTCCGGGGTTCTTTCCTCTCCGAGGCTCGGAAGGTGGTTTGGTTGTTTGATTCGGGAAACTCCTCGCGTTTTCCCCAGCAGCGGCTCGGCACTGTGCCTGCTGGAGGATGCGTCTCGGAACGTGGGCAGACCGAAGGGTCTGGGTGGGCTGCAGGCGTCCCAGCAGACATCGGCTGTCACCTCCGCCTCTCTGGCCCGGGCAGTGGCGATCCTGGCCGGGGGAGCGGCCCGGGGTGCGGCGGCACCAGGACGCGCTcggtcccggtgccggtcccgATCCCGACCAAGGCTCGCTGCCGCACTCCGGTCACGGCGCTGCCTTGGCGTTACTGAGAAGTcaattttctgtagttttcGCAATCAGGCCAAATTTGCTTCGGCAGGAAGTTCAAATGTCATCTAATTGCTTTCATTCCGATGCTGTATTTTCCTCCGAAGCGGTGGTCTAGGAAAACTAAAGGCCcaagttttgccttttttatccCTTTCACATTCTTTGTGTTTCTCCGCCTGGAAACTGCGTCGCCTCTCCCAGCCGTTCGCTAGCAAGggacattttttccatttcGATCTCTGCCAGTGAGCTAACAGTGAAAGCGTTACTCAAAGTGTCACTGAAAACAACAATCCGAAATAACCTTTGCCTACAGCTATCACTGCGTCCCATTCTTCTCTCAGTATTAGTGGATATGTGGGAGCTGTGATCTCCGTTTTCACTGCCTTTTAAACAGCAACAATCCAGTCCTAGCagcatttcaaatgcaaaatgaTCCTTTAGGCAttgcagaataattttcttcttatttcatCAGAAAGGTGATCTTTTTTTCAAACAACACATACGCACGCACaagtatgttttatttataCGCATGCATGCAAAAAATTGTAAGTTTGTTCTTCTTTGCCCTTCACGATATAAACTTTATCCTTGTCCTCACTGACACAAACAAACGTGCTTGTTTCTGAGTCGACTTTAACAAACACATGCCTGGCCATAATTTCTGAGGCAATCTAGAGGTATTGTAGGCAATgaacattaaaaagaataagaaCATTATACTCACATGGAAAAtgtagtgggtttttttgtttggtttgttttgttttcggttttgttttgttggggtttttttttgccagttcCTCCTTTATTAACACCACATTGGCAGGCAGGCAGGCCTCTGATGGTGCTGCCGGGTGCCTCGGAATCTGCCCCGTCTCCCTCAGCCCCCGCAGCGGCACACATCTTTCTGCAGTGTGAAatctcccccctccccttcccgTCAGAGGGTCGGGGCTGCGGAGTAGCCGGTGCCGCAGATGGGGGCTGTTCGCCCTTGATTTATAGGGTAAACTGACCTTGCTGACACGGAAAGGAAGCCCCTATTCATGGGAAAGTGTGAGATCAGCAGAAAAGGGCGCTCACCGAGGGAGCTCAATTTCTTAAGACAACTTCAGATTGTGCCTTTCCCCAGCGCGGTGGTGTCGCAGCAAAGCCCCCTCCCACGGCGGCTCCGATGCGGCTGGGCTCGGGGCTCGGGGCAGGGCTCCCCCTGCGCCTCCCCTGGCTCCCCGCTGCGGGAATTTGTCCGCTCGAGGAGTTTGTCCGCCTGCGAAAGATCCCGCTATGCCCATGGCGCGGCTGATAAGCGTGTAAATAATAGGACTGTTATCTCTTTTCCTCCCCGCTTTTAAATCttcctccttttatttctccattaaaaaaaaattatttacttttgtgtttcgtttcctttttctcccaaaaaGTGTTTGGAGCCCAGTTCCTGCAGGCGTGTCAGGTCTGTAACACGGAGTATCGTTTCTCCTCTGACTCACAAATACACACCCATAGGAGATACCCGTAGGAGACTGGGGGACAAGTGCCGGCCGGCGGCTCCGTCCCGCCACTGCGGGAGAGAGAAAGCCAGCCCTGGACTCGGTTGCTGATCTCTGTGACAGGTTTCACGAAGGGAGCTGACTCCCTTCTGCCCACGAATCACTGTCTCAAGGAGCTTCCAGGAGCTTCAGCGAGGTGTGGCGGGCGAGGGACCGGCTTCCCCTTAGCGCTGCCCCATAGACTGCCTCCCATGGGGAGAGGGAGACGTCTCCATCCCGAAGCAAAGCCACCCCCGTCTCCGGATCCCAACCTCTGCCTCTAACTCCCTCTCTCCCGCTCCTTTGCTTTCCAACAGTGAATGACACTTCGCCTTACCCCAGCCCCAAGGTGGAGGAATGGAGCAGCTTGGGCCGAAACAGCTTCCACCCGCCGGCCCAGCATGCCGTGAACGGGTTGGAGAAGAGCTCCCTTGAGCAGGAGGCCAAGTACAGCCAGGTAAAGAGAGAGGGGGGGTGCGGGCGGTGATGCACAGGGCTCCTGAGCTCGGCTTCGGGCTACCGTCCTCGGTTTGGAGCCGGTGCCGGACTTCCCTCGGTTTTGGTTTGCAAAGACGGGCGGGAAAAAGCCCGGCTCTCTGCGCTCCTCTCTCCGCTCCCTTGCCCCGGCCCGCCGtggtgccgggggggggggggggggggggggggggggggggggggggggggggggggggggggggggggggggggggggggggggggggggggggggggggggggggggggggggggggggggggggggggggggggggggggggggggggggggggggggggggggggggggggggggggggggggggggggggggggggggggggggggggggggggggggggggggggggggggggggggggggggggggggggggggggggggggggggggggggggggggggggggggggggggggggggggggggggggggggggggggggggggggggggggggggggggggggggggggggggggggggggggggggggggggggggggggggggggggggggggggggggggggggggggggggggggggggggggggggggggggggggggggggggggggggggggggggggggggggggggggggggggggggggggggggggggggggggggggggggggggggggggggggggggggggggggggggggggggggggggggggggggggggggggggggggggggggggggggggggggggggggggggggggggggggggggggggggggggggggggggggggggggggggggggggggggggggggggggggggggggggggggggggggggggggggggggggggggggggggggggggggggggggggggggggggggggggggggggggggggggggggggggggggggggggggggggggggggggggggggggggggggggggggggggggggggggggggggggggggggggggggggggggggggggggggggggggggggggggggggggggggggggggggggggggggggggggggggggggggggggggggggggggggggggggggggggggggggggggggggggggggggggggggggggggggggggggggggggggggggggggggggggggggggggggggggggggggggggggggggggggggggggggggggggggggggggggggggggggggggggggggggggggggggggggggggggggggggggggggggggggggggggggggggggggggggggggggggggggggggggggggggggggggggggggggggggggggggggggggggggggggggggggggggggggggggggggggggggggggggggggggggggggggggggggggggggggggggggggggggggggggggggggggggggggggggggggggggggggggggggggggggggggggggggggggggggggggggggggggggggggggggggggggggggggggggggggggggggggggggggggggggggggggggggggggggggggggggggggggggggggggggggggggggggggggggggggggggggggggggggggggggggggggggggggggggggggggggggggggggggggggggggggggggggggggggggggggggggggggggggggggggggccgggccaGCGGGCTCGTCCCGCCGCCGCCCCCGCCCATCCAGCCGCGCTCCGCTCCGTCCGCAGCGTGCTCTGTAGCCAGGggaataatttgaaaatgagGTGTAATTGCTTCCTAcattaagcatttttaaacGCTTAAGTAGACGGCGAATTTCCTACGTTTTAATTACAGCACAATATAACTGTTACTTAATAAATCTCTGTCTAAATCTTTGTACTTGCTAATCAAGTCCCATGCCAGGAGAAAAAGCTATAAAAGGCTCAACTGTTACTCATTGGGAAAGCACaggttttgaaaacattttttccgTGTGatggaaacatttcaaaaagcaTCAGAGGTCTCTCAGACGCACTGACTTCCTGGTCGCGCATTTGTTGTGCTTAGAACCAAGTCGAAGAAAACCCACAATCGCTGTTTAGCATTTGTCCCGTTCAAAGACAGGAGTTTTGGACATATTTTCTGGGTTCTGTGTCTGGTTTTAGATCCATGTAGAGCAGACTTTTGTAACTCGTGTTTGGTGGTGAGAGTAGCTGAATCAGAGTCTTTCACGTTCAAGATGCGGAGCACAAACTGCGGGAATACTTGCAAAGAGCGGGCAGAGCAGGAACTACTGTAGATCCCGACAGCGAGCAGCTACTTCATTGCATATATTGCCTTTTAAACAATACCCACCCTCAATGCTGTcctatttgttttgtttttctattatCCCATTATTATTATGTTCATTTCATACCATAAATAACGTGTGCTATAGTGTAAGCCATGATTGTATGGTTAAATATAGAGTTAGATTTAGCGTTGCTACTTCTATAATTTTCTGTAAAGActagaaaaagcagcagcaacagtcttgataaaaaataatacacATAGCTTGTCACTATTCTGTAAGAGCAGCTGTACCGTGGCTTCATTGTCTTAGGTTCCAGGCTGGGCCTTGTGCACATAATCCTGCTGAAATATTCACAGGATCTTGTCCATAGGCTATAAACCATGGCCTCTGATGGATGTCATTTACTTCAACAGACGTGTTGAGAAACAGTGTTTTATAAATTTCAATTCATAATTTCAATGCTGGTTTGGAAACTAttctttaccttttctttttcttattttacctTCAATATTTATGAGTTCGTCTTCATAATAAATCACTATTCTATTGTCAATACCAGTTTTACTTTAAAGTTTTGTTCAACCTGAAAGATCACCTGATAAATGTTATTTAAGCATGTGCACTATTcaaaatttgagaaaattacTATTAATAAAATGGAATTCATTTATCCAAATAAACTGTCCAGAGAGTTTCAAAGGGCAGAAAAGCCTTATTAAGAAACCCActctctaaaataaaatatagaggAGGTTCTTCCCAGCTTCTTCCCTGTAATAATATAGGAAAACAGAACTTGGCTTTGGAAAGTTCCAACACCTAGACCTGTCTATTCATATAGTATTCAGAATTCTTATCCAGAGAATTAATTTGAATGTGCATTAATTGCTTTGTCTGTCCCAAATTCACTACGTTGCTAATTTagaatgtgttttaaaaaaatcatgctaAATAAGGATGGGAAAATATGATTATTTGCAGTTTTTGCCACATTTCTtttgccaaaatatttattccagaCAGTGTGAAGTTTATGAACTAAATTCCTGCTGCACATAGCACCGACTTACTGCCTTTTTGCTGAAAGTGCAGTGAGTCTGGAGTGACAGTCTGTGACAGTAAAGACTTACAAAATTCCCTGACATGGTGGGATCCGTGGTCTATTGCAATGTTTAATGTTTTGGGTGTAAAGAGATGAGCAGGGAACATGAGAGAATGTTGGTTCATTTGTGAATCTAGCAGGACAGTGTCTTGAATggtgggaaaagggggaagtCTCAGACATACTTAATATGCCAGAAGGACTACGGTGAAATAAGCTCTGTCTTTGTACTTCGGGGTGAATGCTATTTCCTTATCTCTTTCGGGCAAAGCTCATTACAAAAGTTTTTAAGGGTCTTAGGGAGGCAGATATCAGAATTCCCTCAGAGAAGTGAAGTGATTGTTCCGTGATATTCCAGTTTTATGCCTGTATTATCAAAATCAGAGGTGTCTACAAGAGGCGGTTATCAAGTGTGGATGTTTAACTTAGGCTTCCCAATTTCAccacaggagcagaggaaatgtgCTCTGAAGCATGTTAACAACGGATTTTGTGTGATAGGTAATTCTGCACTTTCCAATGAGTATCATCTCTGTATTTAAGCATCACCAGTATCCAAAGTTCACCTGTCCTTAGCTTGCAAATAGCTCAATAACTACTAGGCAAGTGAAAGACTTGCTCCCCAGCCTTAGTCACAGAAGATAACATTTCGCTTCTCATGAAATCCTCTGAAAAATCCCTCTGTGTGAGAAAGATCAGAGAAATGGAGACCAAAGAACAAGGTCTTGTGTACTTttacaatatatttatttgatcACTTCTTTTAAATGATATACACTTGTTTTACGACATGGGATACTGTAGGCTTTTTGTAGGCAAAACTCTTACTGACATCCCAGACTTGTCAGGCAGCAACCAAGGCTGACCTCTCCAATCAATTCCAATGGCTACCTTTCAGCCCTTGTCCCACACATTAGTGGGAATTCACCCACAAAAAAGGCAGGAAGTCTTTACATTTTTGCCTTTACAATAGGCAGTCACACTAGTTTAACATGAAACTGAACCTCTGGATGtagaacatttttcattttatgtattATGGATTTCCTGAGGCTTTTGTCTGCAATGTTGTTCATATTTGGGTTTTGGGAGTTGAAAGCTCAGCCTGGTTGTGATTCTGTACAAAGCATTCCACAGGAAACCAAAAGATGCCTTGTCAAGTTTCTATTCAGGTTTAATTACCTGATGTCCCAGGTTGTCATTTATATGTAAGCAATTGCATAATTTCCCTGGTGTATCACACTCACAGATTTGTCATATGGCTTTCAAACAGGGTGGCTATGCatcagagaaactgaaaatatatttttccaagaGCTTGACAGTGTTTTGTTGCACACATTTCATACAGAGTTCCATTATATTGCATTATTTATGCAGAGAGGCACATTCTGTGTGGTGTTCAGGTGCTTCTACAGATAATTATGCTATTGTTACAAAGGATGAATATtctgagtattttcttttgcattgcACAGCTTGTACTGACTACTGCATTAAGAAACAATAGTTGAAATGACTGAAATATGAACACATTTGTAACCTGCATTTGAAATCAAAACACTTAATAAACAtgtattatatttaaaatgcagatctCAGACATCTGATGCTTGTGGCTTGCTGGACTAACATCATGgattttcaaagggaaaaaaaattgtggttcTGTATTTACACATGTATGAGAATGAAGAAGACCTGACATATGTCTGTATGATTTGCTGAGAGGCAAATAGctgggaaataatttcttttcgGAATAACTTTCTGTGCATTGCAGGAAGCAGATGTGCGTATTGCCAAAGGGAGCTGATACTCATTAATAGGAAAAGGCTTGTAACTGGGGGGGTCTAAGAGCAAGCTCGGTCCTGAAAATGGTATGCTTGTTTGGAGCCTTATCCCAaacctcctggagctgcagaaacacCCCTCCTAATTTAGAGGGGTTTGTGAGCAGAGTTCGAGTGAAGTCTTCCTCTGACACACTGGCCAAACCCCTGGGCAGCAACAATCCCAGGTCTGTCTCAGCTGAACTTCATCAGCTGTTTAGGGGCTTGAGTTTTCAGCATTACTGGGACATCACTCCCTGTCCTTCGGCTGCATCCTGGCTGGGGGCcatgagctctgtgtgctgcaagCACATAAGGGCAAGGCTGCATTTTAGGGCAAGTGATTGCAAATGTAGGTGCAATTCTGGACAATTACTTGCACAGAAAATGTAGGTAATGTAAACATTTAGTTCCTGATCTTTCATTTGTAGATGAACAATGAACTGTATATTCGGTGGCCATGCATAACTTAGAACCCACAACACAGGGTAACTTCTTTGGGGAGAGCATTAAAATGTAGCCTTGAATATTATGGCAAATTACAAGGTCCTCCTACACACATGAtgtactgaaaaaataattagcaaATTATTATTTGGCATCTTATATTATAACACAGGATCCAGGCAGTTGGATCTGTGCAAAATCCATCAATGGCGAAGGTCCAGACCTACTGCTCCTCAGTCATagccaggcaggaggggggGGTGAAGCTCTGAAGGAGAGGTGTTAATTTGCTTTCTTGCCATAGTATCCAGCAGCACTGTTAGCAGAGACTGGTGCAGGGGTTCAGACTTTGGCTGGCAGACTGTCTAGTTCTGTGTCACTCCCACTAGGATCTCCAGACCAGGCCCGCTATCAAAATATTGCCACTAAGCCTGCTCAGGGTGTAGGCATCCTTGTCATTGCATGTTGTGGGTGAGGGGGATGAGCTGATCCCACTACATGCACCCGATTCCTTCCCAGGTGATCTGGATGGCACCCAATTCGAACCCCATTTGTGAGACCTGCCTCTTACTGGCCACCTGCTTCCACGGCCAAAACACAGTGCCCTGTCCACCAACCCACATGGCTTCAGGGCACTCCACCCGGATGAAACTAATAAAGAAAGTCAGAGAGGTGAGTGAATGGTATGATGACACTCAAACTGCACTCTAAGCACCTTCTGCTCAAAGGACCCCAATCCACCAGGACAAACACGACAAACAGGACCAGGGACTGTAAAGTGGGAGTGATGGGAGATACCTATCACACCAGGGAGCagagtgccaggagcagggctaTTAGATGTGATTTGACCTGTTCAGTCTTGGTTCTTGCAGTAGATTGGGAAGTATATAAAGACTGCATAGTGTGCTTGAATTGTGGCAATTTATCAGCTTTTAGGAACTGCCTACACACCTAGTCATAACAACCACAGGCATTCAACAACTGATGGGTAGTGGATTCACCCTCCCTAGTGTACCAGCTTTCCAGTAACTGCCTCTGCAGCATCAGAGATTTGTTAGACATAGGAGACTGCTGTTTTGGCTGCCCCTGAAGAGAACAAGGTAGGGACTTTACCAGTTTGACCCCATATTTGCCTAGCTTCAAGACATCAAAAATCCCTTTGAAGTTTTGTGTCCATAACTCTCATCCCTCAGTTTCATTTACATAACAGCGTATCGAAATGACAATATATTGCTAAGTATATATTATTAAGAAGGCATTTTTCATAGAACCTTTCAGTAATACATTATGGTATTAACCAACAGCATAGAAAAGAACAAATGTTTATTTCTTCCAGTGTATTTGCTTGTTTAGTGTCCATGTGTGCCCTGCCCAATTCCAGATTTTGCCAAAATACCAAGAGGGAATTATTGTGCAAATCTGTTCTAAAACTATGGGAATCTGTTGTTAATTCCAACTCAAAGGAGTTTGCTTATATGacatggggttttttattcTGTCCTTTCCTATTGTCCTCACAAGCCCAGTATATCTGTCTAGGGAAGACTTAAGTTGTGTTTTTGCCATCAGAACAGGCTTTGTGCTTACAACAACCAGGATTTGTGTCCACCCCACTTTGACATAGTCTGGTTGTGAAGTTTGTTTATTAGTAGAATGTACCCCAAGCCCCAGTGTCTTCATTGGAAAGGCAGTGGGGTATAAAAGAGAAGCAAACATTCAATGATAGTGCAGACCTTGAGCTATAATCTGCATTTAGAGACATTTAGGTGGACATATCAGTGCGTGCTCGGTGTGCCGTGGCAGATCTCACTTCGCTGTGAATGTTAAACCCATCGTGCTTCTGGAGAAGCACTGGAAACCCTtgctccctgcttttccctcagaATGTGCTTAGGTTTTACAGCAACCTCTATCTTTCTTTTATCCGCCATGCCTTT containing:
- the PAX9 gene encoding paired box protein Pax-9, which produces MEPAFGEVNQLGGVFVNGRPLPNAIRLRIVELAQLGIRPCDISRQLRVSHGCVSKILARYNETGSILPGAIGGSKPRVTTPTVVKHIRTYKQRDPGIFAWEIRDRLLADGVCDKYNVPSVSSISRILRNKIGNLSQQSHYESYKQHQPPPQPALPYNHIYPYPSPIAAAGAKVSTPPGVPAIPSTMAMPRTWPSSHSVTDILGIRSITDQVNDTSPYPSPKVEEWSSLGRNSFHPPAQHAVNGLEKSSLEQEAKYSQAPNGLPAVSSFVSAPAMPPYATPAQVSPYMTYSAAPSGYMGSHGWQHAGGTPLSPHGCDIPASLAFKGVQTAREGGHSVTASAL